The Streptomyces sp. R28 region AGTATCACCAAGGCCACTCATGATCAGTGGGCACTGGCCCGCCGCTGCCAGCTGGCCCACATCCAGGACCTGGAAGCCGGCATCCGCACCATCGGGCACCGGCTGTCCCAGCCGGTCGGGCAGAAGGGGACCAGACAAGCCCCGGGCGGTTACCGGTCGCAGCGAGAGTGGCACGCGAAATCCCGGCGGCTACGGGTCTTGGAGAACCGGCTGGCCGCCGCGCGGGCTGACCGCGAGGCGGGAGTTGTGCACGTCGTGCGAGGCGGCAAGCGGCTGGCCCGCACCAGGCAGCACCTGGAGGCGGCCGGGCTCACCGAGTCCGAATGGCGCCGGGGCCGGGAGGCGGAACGCTGGTTGTGCCAGGCGGACGGTGAGTCCGGCAAGCGGTATGGCAATGAGACGATCCGCGTCAGCCCCGACGGCGAGGTGAGCATCAAACTCCCCGCGCCGCTCGCGTATCTGGCCAACGCTCCGCGCGGACGGTACGTCCTCGCGAGCAGGGTTACGTTCGCGCACCGGGGTGGCGAGTGGGCCGACCGCGTCGCAGCGAACCGGGCTGTGGCCTACCGCATCCACCTGGATACGGGCCGGGTCCGCTGGTATGTGACCGCGTCCTGGCAGATGCCGCCCACCCCTGCCATCCCTGTCGGGACCGCGCTCGCGCACGGGGCGATCGGCGTGGACATGAACGCCGACCACCTCGCCGCGTGGCGCCTGGACGTGCACGGCAATCCGACCGGCGCCCCGCGCCGCTTTTTCTGCGACTTGTCCGGCACCCGGGACCATCGTGATGCCCAGGTGCGTCACGCCCTCACGCGGCTGTTGCACTGGGCCCGGACGTGCGGTGTCCGCGCCATCGCGGTTGAGGATCTGGACTTCGCCGCGGAGAAGACCCGGGAGAAGCACGGCCGCAGGAAACGCTTCCGGCAGCTGATCTCCGGCATGCCCACCGGAAAGCTCCGTGCTCGACTGACCTCGGTGGCCGACGCCACCGGTATCGCGGTCATCGCCGTGGACCCGGCTTACACCAGCCGCTGGGGCGTCCAGCACTGGCAGAAACCCCTCACCAGCACCACCCGCAAGACCACTCGCCATGACGCGGCCGCCGTGGCGATCGGAAGGCGCGCCCAGGGACACCCGATCCGGCGACGGACGGCACCGCCCCCTGCTCACCGGAGTGATGAGCAGGGGCATCGGACCGTCCAGGCGGGACCAGGAGTCCTCGGGCGTGAGGGAACCCGTCCCCGCATCCCCGGATCACGGACACGATCCGTGCGCGCTGGTTGCGGAGTGAACACGGGGGACCAGAACGCCCAACACCGTTCGGGGCGTTCGGCTGAGCGTGTGTCCTGGCAACAGGACTCACTCCCGCTCAGTCTCTAGGAACGGTACTGCGGCAGGATGGACCCCATGCCGAACCGACTGGCTCACGAGACGTCCCCCTACCTGCTCCAGCACGCGGACAACCCCGTCGACTGGTGGCCGTGGTCGGCCGAGGCCTTCGAGGAGGCACGCGAGAGCGGCAAACCGGTCCTGCTCAGCGTCGGCTACAGCAGCTGTCACTGGTGTCACGTGATGGCCCACGAGTCCTTCGAGGACCAGGAGACCGCCGACTACCTCAACGCCCACTTCGTCAGCGTCAAGGTCGACCGCGAGGAACGCCCCGACGTGGACGCCGTCTACATGGAGGCCGTCCAGGCGGCCACCGGCCAGGGCGGCTGGCCCATGACCGTCTTCCTCACCCCCGACGCCGAGCCCTTCTACTTCGGCACCTACTTCCCGCCCGCACCCCGGCAGGGCATGCCGTCCTTCCGGCAGGTCCTGGAGGGCGTCAGCAGCGCGTGGGCCGACCGGCGGGAGGAGGTCGACGAGGTCGCCGGGAAGATCGTGCGGGATCTCGCCGGGCGGGAGATCTCCTACGGCGGTACCGAGGCGCCCGGTGAGGAGGAGCTCGCCCAGGCGCTGCTCGGGCTCACCCGGGAGTACGACCCGCAGCGCGGCGGGTTCGGGGGCGCGCCCAAGTTCCCGCCGTCCATGGTGATCGAGTTCCTGCTGCGGCACCATGCCCGGACCGGGGCCGAGGGCGCCCTGCAGATGGCGCAGGACACCTGCGAGCGGATGGCCCGCGGCGGGATCTACGACCAGCTCGGCGGCGGGTTCGCGCGCTACTCCGTCGACCGCGACTGGGTCGTGCCGCACTTCGAGAAGATGCTCTACGACAACGCCCTGCTCTGCCGCGTCTACGCCCACCTGTG contains the following coding sequences:
- a CDS encoding IS200/IS605 family accessory protein TnpB-related protein; protein product: MGELTPLSSSRWAGSITKATHDQWALARRCQLAHIQDLEAGIRTIGHRLSQPVGQKGTRQAPGGYRSQREWHAKSRRLRVLENRLAAARADREAGVVHVVRGGKRLARTRQHLEAAGLTESEWRRGREAERWLCQADGESGKRYGNETIRVSPDGEVSIKLPAPLAYLANAPRGRYVLASRVTFAHRGGEWADRVAANRAVAYRIHLDTGRVRWYVTASWQMPPTPAIPVGTALAHGAIGVDMNADHLAAWRLDVHGNPTGAPRRFFCDLSGTRDHRDAQVRHALTRLLHWARTCGVRAIAVEDLDFAAEKTREKHGRRKRFRQLISGMPTGKLRARLTSVADATGIAVIAVDPAYTSRWGVQHWQKPLTSTTRKTTRHDAAAVAIGRRAQGHPIRRRTAPPPAHRSDEQGHRTVQAGPGVLGREGTRPRIPGSRTRSVRAGCGVNTGDQNAQHRSGRSAERVSWQQDSLPLSL